In Halichondria panicea chromosome 17, odHalPani1.1, whole genome shotgun sequence, a single window of DNA contains:
- the LOC135350787 gene encoding fascin-like, with the protein MAAGFNETLLWTFGMVNSVGKYLTGEKFQDKVVANGSSLKKKQIWTLIRVDETKIALKNSFGKFLTADVKGKLDCSGDSVGDGQKFILETQESGQVAIKSVAFGRYVGGSGDDLSCYDQTVDPTNLYMIHLALHPQINLRNVNRKTYVHLAEDGESLNCKEEIPWGYDAMLILEYHSGRYAIRAANTKYLRRDGELVDELDDNSLYTLVFRDAQVSFKDCKGCYLTAVGHAAKITSRKSSIGKDELFYIEDSHPQIRLIASNGKYVSIRDGVEVRANHSDATDTEIFQMEAVDRSDLSGNVKWAFRSNNKNYWNSGATLTAEGGDFSRETAQFTVEWMGPLVALRAANGRYFSVTSNGKISASSAEMADNCKFVFEFINRPIVVLRGDFGFVGTKGSSGTLECNRSQYDVFGMTCSAGVFNLRAVSGKFWKVEADSSITTHGDKATDFFIELRAHTRMLIVAENGKYLKGQQNGGFSATGDSVEKNTLWEY; encoded by the exons ATGGCTGCGGGATTCAACGAGACTCTGCTGTGGACCTTCGGAATGGTCAACTCCGTTGGAAAGTATTTGACAGGGGAGAAATTCCAAGATAAGGTCGTTGCAAATGGTTCCTCTCTGAAGAAGAAACAGATTTGGACCCTGATTCGTGTGGATGAGACCAAAATCGCTCTCAAGAACTCGTTTGGAAAGTTTTTGACTGCTGACGTCAAGGGGAAGCTGGACTGCTCTGGAGACAGTGTTG GTGATGGGCAGAAATTCATCTTGGAAACCCAAGAAAGCGGACAAGTGGCCATCAAGAGTGTCGCATTCGGTCGATACGTTGGCGGATCAGGAGATGATCTCTCTTGCTACGATCAGACGGTCGACCCCACCAACCTCTACATGATCCATCTCGCTCTCCACCCTCAGATTAACCTACGTAATGTCAACAGGAAGACGTACGTGCATCTGGCAGAGGATGGAGAAAGTCTGAACTGCAAAGAGGAGATCCCCTGGGGCTACGATGCCATGCTTATCTTAGAGTATCACTCGGGACGATATGCCATTCGTGCTGCCAACACTAAGTACCTTCGTCGCGATGGAGAGCTGGTTGATGAGCTCGATGACAATTCCCTTTATACCCTCGTTTTCCGTGATGCTCAGGTTTCTTTCAAAGATTGCAAAGGTTGCTACCTTACTGCTGTCGGTCATGCGGCAAAGATCACTTCCCGGAAAAGCAGCATCGGTAAAGACGAGCTTTTCTACATCGAGGATTCTCATCCCCAAATTCGATTGATTGCTAGCAACGGCAAGTATGTTTCGATTCGTGACGGTGTTGAAGTCAGGGCGAACCACTCAGACGCCACGGATACTGAAATTTTTCAGATGGAGGCTGTGGATCGATCTGACTTGTCTGGCAACGTCAAGTGGGCTTTCCGTTCCAACAACAAGAATTACTGGAACAGCGGAGCTACTCTTACAGCTGAAGGAGGCGATTTCTCTAGGGAAACGGCTCAATTCACCGTTGAATGGATGGGACCTTTGGTTGCTCTGAGAGCTGCCAATGGAAGGTATTTTTCAGTGACGTCTAATGGGAAAATCTCTGCTAGTAGTGCCGAAATGGCAGACAACTGCAAGTTTGTGTTTGAGTTTATCAATCGGCCGATTGTTGTGCTGCGCGGGGACTTCGGTTTCGTTGGAACAAAGGGAAGCTCTGGAACCTTGGAGTGCAATCGCTCGCAATACGATGTCTTTGGCATGACTTGCTCTGCTGGTGTCTTTAATTTGAGAGCTGTGTCCGGAAAATTCTGGAAAGTGGAAGCCGATAGCTCTATCACCACCCATGGAGACAAGGCAACTGATTTCTTCATTGAGCTACGTGCTCACACTCGAATGCTTATTGTTGCCGAAAACGGCAAATATCTCAAAGGTCAACAAAATGGCGGATTTTCAGCAACGGGAGACAGCGTTGAAAAGAACACTCTCTGGGAGTACTAA
- the LOC135350807 gene encoding developmentally-regulated GTP-binding protein 2-like: MGILEKISEIEKEIARTQKNKATEYHLGLLKAKLAKYRAQLLDPPKSAGAGKGEGFDVMKSGDARVALVGFPSVGKSTLLNKLTSTHSESASYEFTTLTCIPGVIQYNNANIQLLDLPGIIEGASQGKGRGRQVIAVARTADLVLMMLDAGKGDIQRRLLEKELEAVGIRLNKKVPNIYFKVKKGGGMSINSTITLTKMSERLAQLILHEYKIFNCEVLFREDCTADDFIDIILGNRVYLQCLYCYNKVDQISMEEVDRLAREPDSIVISCEMELNLDILLSRVWDYLSLIRVYTKKRGEPPDFKDGLILRKGCTVDHVCHAIHRTIVDTFKYSLVWGTSTKYSPQRVGLQHSMNDEDVIQVVKK, encoded by the exons ATGGGCATCCTTGAAAAGATATCTGAGATTGAAAAGGAAATAGCAAGGACCCAGAAAAACAAAG CCACTGAGTACCATCTGGGATTGTTGAAGGCAAAGCTTGCCAAGTATCGAGCACAGTTGTTGGACCCTCCAAAGTCAGCAGGTGCTGGAAAG GGCGAAGGCTTCGATGTGATGAAGTCTGGTGATGCCCGAGTGGCATTAGTTGGATTCCCCTCTGTTGGCAAGTCTACCCTCCTCAACAAGCTCACCTCCACACACAGCGAGTCAGCCAGCTACGAGTTCACCACCCTCACCTGTATACCAGGGGTCATTCAG TACAATAATGCCAACATTCAGTTGCTGGATTTACCCGGGATCATAGAAGGAGCTTCTCAAG gcaAGGGGCGTGGTCGTCAGGTGATTGCAGTGGCCCGTACGGCTGACCTTGTCCTCATGATGCTTGACGCTGGTAAAGGTGACATACAGAGGAGGTTACTGGAGAAGGAACTCGAGGCAGTGGGCATACGACTCAACAAGAAAGTCCCTAACATTTACTTTAAG GTGAAGAAAGGAGGAGGTATGTCCATCAACTCTACTATCACTCTCACCAAAATGAGCGAGAGATTGGCACAGCTCATTCTACACGAGTACA AGATATTCAACTGTGAGGTACTGTTCAGAGAAGACTGCACTGCAG ATGATTTTATTGACATCATTCTAGGAAACAGAGTCTACCTGCAGTGCCTCTAT TGCTATAACAAGGTAGACCAGATCAGCATGGAGGAAGTGGACCGTTTGGCACGGGAACCGGACAGCATTGTGATCAGCTGTGAGATGGAACTGAACCTGGACATCCTCCTCAGTCGAGTGTGGGACTACCTCTCCCTCATTAGGGTCTACACAAAGAAAAGGGGAG AACCTCCTGATTTCAAGGACGGGCTTATTTTGAGGAAGGGTTGTACAGTTGATCATGTG TGCCATGCCATTCATCGAACCATTGTGGACACGTTCAAGTACTCCCTCGTCTGG ggtacgAGCACCAAGTACAGCCCCCAGAGAGTAGGACTACAGCACTCCATGAACGATGAGGATGTTATACAAGTAGTAAAGAAATGA